The Malus domestica chromosome 06, GDT2T_hap1 genome has a segment encoding these proteins:
- the LOC103437015 gene encoding uncharacterized membrane protein At4g09580-like: protein MEKRDDNGVDVKVVGGGVGPNNIKFPLSFWEVAVASTVVLGFLFGLLGVYLTMPASDYSFLKLPRSLQELQILRVHLEDYTSDYTAQVLLGYCMVYIFMQTFMIPGTVFMSLLAGSLFGVFKGVALVVFNATAGASSCYFLSKLIGRPIVISLWPDKLQFFQNQVAKRRQGLLNYMLFLRLTPTLPNTFINLASPIVDVPYHIFLLATSIGLIPAAYVTVRAGLALGELRSLGDLYDFNSIATLFFIGVVSITPTLVSKNKA, encoded by the exons atggagaagaGAGACGACAATGGGGTGGACGTGAAGGTGGTTGGCGGGGGAGTGGGACCCAATAATATTAAGTTCCCGTTGAGCTTCTGGGAGGTGGCTGTGGCTTCCACCGTCGTATTGGGCTTCTTGTTTGGCCTTCTGGGTGTTTACCTGACCATGCCCGCATCGGATTACAGCTTCCTCAAGCTTCCCCGTAGCCTCCAAGAGCTTCAAATCCTCAG AGTTCACCTCGAGGACTACACAAGTGACTACACCGCGCAGGTTCTGTTAGGGTACTGCATGGTTTATATTTTCATGCAGACTTTCATGATCCCTGGTACCGTATTTATGTCCCTGCTTGCCGGTTCCCTTTTTGGAGTCTTCAAAGGTGTAGCCTTGGTGGTGTTTAACGCCACTGCTGGTGCATCTTCTTGTTATTTCTTGTCGAAGCTGATCGGGAGGCCCATTGTCATCTCTCTTTGGCCTGACAAGCTGCAATTTTTCCAAAACCAG GTAGCTAAAAGAAGGCAGGGACTATTGAACTATATGTTGTTTCTACGATTAACTCCGACCTTGCCAAATACATTTATTAATCTTGCTTCACCAATAGTTGATGTGCCTTACCATATTTTCTTACTGGCAACTTCAATTGGTCTGATACCAGCTGCTTACGTCACTGTCAGG GCTGGATTAGCTCTTGGAGAGTTACGATCCCTTGGGGATCTCTATGACTTCAACTCGATAGCCACCTTGTTCTTCATTGGAGTTGTCTCAATTACTCCCACGCTAGTGAGCAAGAACAAAGCATAG